One Alligator mississippiensis isolate rAllMis1 chromosome 1, rAllMis1, whole genome shotgun sequence genomic window carries:
- the OMP gene encoding olfactory marker protein — MAADASDLELPFVLDEQLTKCMRLRVQSLQQRNERPQDGEKLLRLHEYVYRVDFVRQHNLRFLRWRVRLGKPGKVTVAGISQHWTPDLTNLMTRQLLEPAGIFWKKPGGKEVEYNEADAQEFGERLNELAKIRKVMYFLLAFADGLEPTHLKCSIIFKG, encoded by the coding sequence ATGGCTGCCGACGCCTCGGACCTGGAGCTGCCCTTCGTCCTGGACGAGCAGCTCACCAAGTGCATGCGGCTGCGGGTGCAGAGCCTGCAGCAGAGGAACGAGCGGCCGCAGGACGGCGAGAAGCTGCTGCGGCTCCACGAGTACGTCTACCGGGTGGACTTCGTCCGCCAGCACAACCTGCGCTTCCTCCGCTGGAGGGTCCGGCTGGGGAAACCCGGCAAGGTCACGGTGGCGGGCATCTCCCAGCACTGGACCCCCGACCTCACCAACCTCATGACCCGGCAGCTGCTGGAGCCGGCTGGCATCTTCTGGAAGAAGCCGGGGGGCAAGGAGGTGGAGTACAACGAGGCAGACGCCCAGGAGTTCGGGGAAAGGCTGAACGAGCTGGCCAAGATCCGCAAGGTGATGTACTTCCTGCTGGCCTTCGCCGATGGCCTCGAACCCACCCACCTCAAATGCTCCATCATATTCAAAGGCTGA